DNA from Toxoplasma gondii ME49 chromosome X, whole genome shotgun sequence:
ATCAAACGTTTTCGCTTCGCGACGGTCTCTTACAGTGGATGAATGCAGAATGCGAAGCAAAAGAAATCACTTTACGGTGCAACGAAGACTCATTTTGCTCCGACTCTTGTATTGATGACAGTGTGTGTATGGACACAAGCATGTCCACGATTGAGGCCTTGTATACAAAGAGACTCACTTGTGTGGAGACCTAATATGCAGGTATTACTATATAATCACAAACTTAAACCTATATATGTCGGTACACGAATGGACAACCTGAGGGTTGAAGTGAAGCAGCTGAAAGTGAGCACTGCGAAGAAATCTTACAGGTAGTTTATTGCGCGTTGCCTTGTTTCCACTGCACGAGTTAACAGCGCTGTGTTTGCCCCGcattcttctcctgcttgaATAGCATCCCCGAGTGCACTGCAGAAAAAGGTGGGCGAGTTTCGCACAAACGACAAGCTCGTAGAAATCAGCGACTAGCCTCcaggcgcttcttctttcatcCACGGGTTACGCTAGAGCCATCGAAACCTCTGCGATCCCCCGAGATCGTTGGGTCACGTAGCGAGAGACTAATATCAAAGGCACTGGATTTCATTTCATTTCTGCACGGTCGCTGCAAATGAACCTTGATGTTTGTGTATTGCTGGACGGGGGTTATTTCTGGGCGCCTCGCTTGGCTATTCGTCGTGAAGATAAGAAAAAGAGGTAACATCGCTTCAGGAATTTATTGCCAAGTAGGTTCTTACCCTCGTATTATGATAAGACCCCGTAGGTCCTAAGTACGTGAAGCGTGCACGGCACCGGGGAATCAAAACTATCTTAACACATTCTGCTGACCACCTCATTACCTCTTTTCAGCTTACATATGTGCGCCTGCATTGggcaaaaagaagaacaTGATTGGCATTTCCAACTCActcgacgaaagagaaactaGGGACGAAGTTGTCGTATGACGGCTTGCGCACCAGACGGGTTATTTTCAGTCCAGTTTCTACTTTTTTGAGCTTGATTCGAGCAGCGGTCAGGACTTTCTCATCACATTCCTTGTCCGTGGCAGCTTGTAACTCCGCGCTGAGGCGGTTGATCGCTTCGAAGAAATCGTCCTCGCCTAAGGGATcctgggagaagaagaactggcTTCCTTGTGTATACATCACCCGATGCACCGAGCGCCGTTGGCGCGGAAGAGTACGCCGACGAACAGTTTACTATTGCCAGTCAATGGGGGACGTCTACTGAAACTATTAATGGGCTTGTGAGGATCTCTCGTAACCAGCTGAGTGCGTGTACGATAATTATATCAATCACGGACCTCTCCAGCACAGGCTCAGGGATTCTGAAGCTCCCGATCGGGATACAGAATACTTCGATTCGGTGGACCGTTGAAAGACTCACAAGACAGACGGCCGTATGCAAAGACCGTCAGACTAAGTTTGTGGAAGAACAAAAGATGTACACATGCAGAAATAATTATCCGTCTCGTGCCACAGGGAAGCACTGACGAAAATGACGTGTAGGAGGGCCGCTTCAAAACTTCCACAAACAGGGCAGCCGTTTGTATTTTTCGCCTGAAGCGCTGGAGCCCCATCACAACATGCAAGGTCTCGTGAGGATGGGGGAGGAGGGACTTGCGTAGAGAGGCATGTCAACACAACGGACCATTTAGTTGCAAAAACACATGTAGTGCAGACAATCAgaactgtttcttctccgcattCGTGAGGAATAGAAGAAGAGCCTACAGGGAAATCCATGGCTTGTCGAAGCGCAATCTCTCCCTCCATCTTAGATTTGTGCTGGAGGATCCTTCGCCGTAGTTTCGGGCAGACTGAATGGTCTGCGGTGGTCAACAGCGCCTGGGAACAGGGGTAATAATTAATACCCGGAATTCACTGCATTCTAGCTCGCCAGGATATCACATAAACACCTTCGTTACCCTTGTAAGGACCGCGTGCAACCCTGTTTTTCCTAGCATAATGCACGGTGGACAGATGACTGCCTCACTGTGTTAATCTCTTCAAGCGACCCGCTGCAGAGGGCACGGGAGATAcgtgcttctgcctcttgaTTCAGGCGGACAGCTTCTTGACACCTGCACGGAGCGTTCGGGTACAAAGGACCTCAATCTTGGCGCGACCTACCTGGGACGCCACGGAAGGCGGGAGGAATCTGCACTCTTTTAAAAACGCCTCCTTGAAAGGTCACTGAACAGATGCGATAAAGTTGGTCCCGTTTCTGCCACAGTTTGGACGTGAAAAAActcccttctttttccagTTCTTGAGCACAGATTGACCGGTTCTTCCAGTGCTACTCTCTTTGCCAGTCATCAGAACGTACTACAGTAGTACAAAAGCCCGTGCGAGAAACTCACCACGTGACaggtttctctttttcttcatcgTCAGCCGAATCAAACATCCAGAACATTTTCACTGCTTTCTGAAAGGTTTGCATTGCAATAGGAACGAACACATGGGCTTCGACTCAGCATCAAAACCCCATACGGCTATCCATTCGAAAATACGTCTGGAAAACCCCCACTTGCACTGCCGACTCCAGGAGCCAGTTGTGTTTCCACTTTGAAGGATTAATTTCTCCTATGCCGTTTTACAGCAGAACTCCGTTGTGTATATGACCAGTGAATCCACATCGATAATTACCCAGGACTGAACGAACACTTCTGTTCGTCGGCATGGAACGCATGTCTTGGCGAAGTTGGGTATAGTGTGTTTCTGCGCTATCCGTGTGTGTACAGAAGAATGTCGTTACGCTCTTTTCAGGAATGAGGAAAAACTGCCGGGATGCGACATCAAGAAAGACTGCAAAAGTGTCATGCAGCAGGCGAAGGGTCACTGTCGTCCGTCCCCTCGCTAAAAGCGTCTCAACTCAGTAGTGACTTTTCCTCCCTGTTGAACAAAAACGAACTGGCCCCGACACTTACGgacatatatgtatatacatatattatCCGTATGTAGCTGCAGGCACGTtatctatgtatgtatacgtcAACCAAGCTTGCCATGAGTTCGATGGATGGCATGCTCACGCGCCCAGTGTGCTGGTCGGTCATTCCTTCCAGGTTTACAGTCACATAATTATTTGGTGTGAGGAGACACGGTTGTGCTTGCTTGCGTTTGCAGGATCCAAGACGACTTACAGGCGCAAAAAAGCCTTCGGTAAACCCGCACATGTGAGGCATCACTTTGTACGAGAAGAACTCGCCTGTCGCCGGGCACTGCGTTGCCTCCGCTGCGGCTTCCAAGATCATCTTGCTGCCTTCAGTCTGGCAATGGAACACTCATCTCAGCAGTGTTGGCAAGCCATCAAACCAGCGCAGCGGGTGACTCTCTCTGAAGCATTCTTGCTTGTGCTGAATGACTCTGCAGCAGTGCTGAGAGCTTAGGAGTTGTTTTACGTAGAACTGTCCAAGCTGCTAGCTGACATAAAATATATTATAACTATAATTTGCCAGAAGTCCTGCATAAACCCTGTTTCGTTTGTTGGGGTACGAAATATCTCTCATTTGGGAATCCTTGGGGTGACTGTTCGAGCTGTATAAGCGTGTGCCTGTGGGGTTTTGTTGCCGTGTGAAAGCTATGAGAGAGCTATCTGCTTCAGTGTCAAAGACTACCATTATGCTTGAGAAAAGGCCGCGAGCTTCGATGTGCGTGTCCCTCATGATGGCATCCCCATCAACGTCGACTCTTATTAATGGCGCAGCAAACAGGCTACATTATAGGTTTTGTTCACATCAGTCTCCGGATCCATATCCGCTCAATTACCCCCGCGTTTTGGGGTTCGGATGGATCCTCTCCCATGTTTCGGTACGTCGTCGCATTTCTCCTATAAAGCTCCTTTGTGTATATCAGGGCATCCGTCAACTTCCCGCACGTGCATGGCATCGTTCAGCATCTACAGGATGAAACCACCCGTCCTTTTCTGGACTCACACTCGCAAGTGCTACGGCGGTTCGACCCCGCCCATTCTTCTCTTTGACATCGACACCCAAAGAAAGGATGGTTTTTACAGTGGCAACATCTCCaccagcagcagctgcaaaCATTCGGAAAATAAAGCAGTACAAGCCACACAGGTTCGAAGTTGTGTGTCGTATCCTGTGCAAAAGCGAATCAAAACAAGggtcgacagaaaacgagaagggaAATGTTGGGTGCCTATCACTTGATAGGATCAGAACACGTTCCTATTCGAAAAGACACTGCCGGACACAATCATTGCCTCGCCTACTCCACGGAAATACAAGGCGCTTCTTGCTAGCAGACGCAACACAAAAACTGTGGGGAATCGCGAACAAAACGTGTTCACACAGGCACGACAAGCGCTTCGTCACAGACTTTTTCCCTTCAGCGTTCAGGTTTCCAGACGGAGTCTAGGAAGAAAGCAGCCTCGGTTGAAATGAAAAGCAGGCGAAAAGTGGCCTTCAGACAAGCAAGAATCCCGACGATGAGATCTCAGAAATCAGTAGCAGGGAGCTTAGTCCCCCGGAAAGTAATTCTCCCGCGATTTTGCAAGCTGGAACATCAGTTCTCTCCACTAAATTCCAGGGTGGGGGATAGAGGTGGATGTCagagtgttttttttcgttcaTAGCGTATCAGACGAAAACTACACAGTTGTAATTGACTTCACTTCTATACTGTGCCAAATTGTCCGGTGCCCTGTGTTAAACGGACCTTGATGCAAGACGGTGTTTCCCAGAATGTCCTTAACATGCGGAGAGAGACCAGCCTTGATGAGGAGCCAAACAATCCTCAAATGGCCTTTGAATGCAGCCCAATGTCTGGCAGGATGCTTCAAAAGGAAAGCCAAGTACACTGCACTTTATCATAGCCGCCGACAATCTCGCGTCGGACAGCATCACTCGCGACACCGCCCGAATATCGAGCTTCTCGCCCGTTGAACGGCGAACACACTAAACGACTCTTCCGACAAATTACGTACAAGTCAAACAGGGTACACAAAACTGTGTTGGAAGTACTGCAAAGCGGCATATTCTCATTGAATGTATACGTCTTTCAGCGGATTCCCTTTTCCATACAGAGTGTACGTGATTTTGCGTTTCTTTGCCAAGAACGAACACGCTAAACCCTCGTGACGCCTTGGAAATAACATCAGTGCTCCAATAGTGTCATGTTTCGCTGCTGCTTCACTCGGTTTGACAATCACACATGAACTGACTAAAGTGGCccgcgggagagacagagaaactaATCTCAGAAAACTGGATGCTGATTTTGTCATTCATGACTCGCGCAAGCTGCAGGCTCTCA
Protein-coding regions in this window:
- a CDS encoding ankyrin repeat-containing protein (encoded by transcript TGME49_236595); translation: MEEFIKPIEPSSSSEELLSKEDRQALRNERLLEACSLNDTEVAIRLIDDGADCCYEDDKQWTPLQWAATNGNLELVRKLLAEGAADMYLSPIHGPAVAEELHKKAPRGNLPDHRIYPRESAIRVYKPKRYTPLHWAAFKGHLRIVWLLIKAGLSPHVKDILGNTVLHQAAAGGDVATVKTILSLGVDVKEKNGRGRTAVALASTEGSKMILEAAAEATQCPATGEFFSYKVMPHMCGFTEGFFAPKAVKMFWMFDSADDEEKEKPVTWCQEAVRLNQEAEARISRALCSGSLEEINTVRQSSVHRALC